The following coding sequences are from one Devosia neptuniae window:
- a CDS encoding FecCD family ABC transporter permease, whose amino-acid sequence MKPELRSASLAAIALALAIFVGFAGLLTGAKPMTLPAALAAVLSPNHGLDGVIVWTLRLPRSIAAFLTGAGLAVSGALLQSITRNPLAAPDLTGVTAGAVTVIVSCFVFLPAISSIYYPPIGFAGGLAAAAACLWVARGGQASPLHLALGGITISLFLGGITTYVLLLGGPQSSSVLFWLSGGLQGRSWGHVAFMLPWVSMGIIGALLSHRIIALLKLGDGVAAGMGVRLGQWKLLLLLFAVAPIAGITPVAGPIAFIGLAVPHLVRLMKPAGEAWSIALNLAFGGLILVLADVLARTIAAPRELPISILTALIGGPFFIYLVQRRSFVTAGAGP is encoded by the coding sequence ATGAAGCCCGAACTGCGCTCCGCATCATTGGCTGCCATAGCACTGGCCCTGGCGATATTTGTCGGCTTTGCCGGGCTGCTGACCGGCGCCAAGCCGATGACGCTGCCTGCCGCCTTGGCGGCGGTGTTGTCGCCCAATCACGGACTGGATGGCGTCATCGTCTGGACCTTGCGGTTGCCGCGCAGCATTGCCGCTTTTCTGACGGGCGCAGGGCTGGCGGTGTCGGGTGCACTGCTGCAGTCGATCACCCGCAATCCGCTTGCAGCGCCGGACCTGACCGGCGTCACGGCGGGCGCCGTCACCGTCATCGTATCGTGCTTTGTTTTCCTGCCCGCCATTTCATCGATCTACTACCCGCCGATCGGCTTTGCCGGGGGTCTGGCGGCGGCGGCCGCATGCTTGTGGGTAGCGCGGGGTGGCCAGGCTTCCCCGCTCCATCTGGCGCTGGGCGGCATCACCATCTCGCTCTTTCTGGGCGGCATCACCACCTATGTCCTGCTGCTGGGCGGGCCGCAATCGTCATCCGTGCTGTTCTGGCTTTCGGGCGGATTGCAGGGGCGCTCGTGGGGGCATGTCGCTTTCATGCTGCCCTGGGTGAGCATGGGCATTATTGGTGCGTTGTTGAGCCACCGGATCATCGCCCTGCTCAAGCTGGGCGATGGGGTGGCCGCCGGCATGGGCGTGCGGCTCGGGCAATGGAAACTGCTGCTCTTGTTGTTTGCAGTCGCCCCAATTGCCGGGATTACCCCGGTTGCCGGTCCCATCGCGTTTATCGGCTTGGCCGTGCCGCATCTGGTACGGCTGATGAAGCCGGCCGGGGAGGCCTGGAGCATCGCCCTCAACCTGGCCTTTGGCGGCCTGATACTGGTTCTCGCCGATGTGCTGGCACGCACCATCGCCGCGCCCCGCGAATTGCCGATCAGCATCCTGACCGCGCTGATCGGCGGGCCGTTCTTCATCTATCTGGTGCAGCGCCGCAGCTTCGTCACGGCCGGAGCAGGGCCATGA
- a CDS encoding FecCD family ABC transporter permease yields MNLASTIQIRFPDWPLWILAPIALLAGTAAVFMGVVNMPPGEVLNVLLGHGSADARLIIGDIRLPRVITGLLAGIHFSVAGLLLQSITRNPLADPSIMGVSQGATLAISIFLFLAVYGFNSDPNLLYLLPVQWLPLVGCLGGGLAGVVVYFLAMRHGLSPLRVTLCGIAVGAVLHALAMGIISGWGTARLEIVMQWLAGSLYARSWDHVVFLLPFTLVGLLALPLLQRPIDMLRFDADVARSFGLSYRRQFSIILLIACMLAASAVGAVGPLIFVGLVVPHLARFIAGRRFALVLPLTIFLGATLVVVGDLVGRLIGGSQEIPIGVVTAIGGAPILLFLLRRTP; encoded by the coding sequence ATGAACCTCGCCAGCACCATCCAGATCCGCTTTCCCGATTGGCCGCTCTGGATATTGGCGCCGATAGCCTTGCTGGCCGGCACGGCAGCGGTGTTCATGGGCGTCGTCAATATGCCGCCGGGCGAGGTGCTCAATGTCCTATTGGGGCACGGTTCGGCCGATGCCCGGCTGATCATCGGCGATATCCGCCTGCCGCGGGTGATCACCGGCCTGTTGGCCGGCATCCATTTTTCGGTCGCGGGCCTGCTGCTGCAATCGATCACACGCAATCCGCTGGCAGATCCATCGATCATGGGCGTTTCGCAGGGCGCGACACTCGCCATCAGCATCTTCCTGTTTCTTGCCGTCTATGGCTTCAATTCAGATCCGAACTTGCTGTATTTGCTGCCGGTGCAGTGGCTGCCGCTGGTGGGCTGCCTTGGCGGGGGCCTGGCGGGTGTGGTGGTCTATTTCCTCGCCATGCGCCACGGTCTCAGCCCGCTTCGCGTCACGCTGTGCGGCATTGCCGTAGGTGCCGTGCTGCATGCCCTGGCCATGGGGATTATTTCGGGCTGGGGCACGGCGCGGCTCGAGATCGTCATGCAATGGCTGGCGGGAAGCCTTTATGCGCGGAGCTGGGATCATGTGGTGTTCCTGCTGCCGTTCACCCTAGTGGGGCTCCTCGCGCTGCCGCTATTGCAGCGGCCGATCGACATGCTGCGCTTCGACGCAGATGTGGCCCGCTCGTTCGGGCTGAGCTATCGGCGCCAGTTCAGCATCATCCTGCTGATTGCCTGCATGCTCGCGGCCAGCGCGGTCGGCGCGGTTGGGCCGCTGATCTTTGTGGGGCTGGTCGTGCCCCATCTGGCGCGCTTCATCGCCGGGCGGCGCTTCGCACTGGTGCTGCCATTGACGATTTTTCTGGGGGCAACGCTGGTCGTGGTCGGCGACCTGGTCGGCCGTCTCATCGGCGGCAGCCAGGAAATCCCCATCGGCGTCGTCACAGCCATTGGTGGCGCGCCAATCCTTTTGTTCCTGCTGCGCCGCACCCCGTGA
- a CDS encoding ABC transporter ATP-binding protein produces MSLQCTDISVSYGRRQALQTLTLSVQKGEVLALIGPNGSGKSTALHALAGLTRPDSGSVALDGRALASWRRRDLAKRLSFLPQAPIAPEEMSVEQLVRQGRFAHVGLWRAYGPQDQAAIDWALDSTGLADLAGRGLRELSGGERQRAWIAAALAQEAEILILDEPTSFLDIGHQVEVLELVGRLSRDRGVTVILAIHDLNQAMMAADRIILLDRGRLSFEGPAGPLAASGLVEKTFNVQGRFVDLGNGAAPHFDVDLRRGRS; encoded by the coding sequence ATGTCGCTCCAATGCACCGATATCAGTGTCAGCTATGGCCGCCGGCAAGCGTTGCAGACCCTGACCCTATCGGTGCAAAAGGGCGAAGTGCTCGCCCTTATCGGACCCAATGGCTCGGGAAAAAGTACCGCATTGCATGCCTTGGCAGGACTGACCCGGCCCGACAGCGGCAGCGTGGCGCTTGATGGCCGCGCCCTTGCAAGCTGGCGCCGCCGCGACCTGGCCAAACGGCTCTCCTTCCTGCCGCAGGCGCCGATCGCGCCGGAGGAAATGTCGGTCGAGCAATTGGTTCGGCAGGGGCGCTTTGCCCATGTCGGCCTGTGGCGCGCCTATGGACCGCAGGACCAGGCCGCCATCGATTGGGCGCTGGACAGCACGGGCCTTGCCGATCTTGCCGGCCGGGGGCTGCGCGAACTTTCGGGCGGCGAACGCCAACGCGCCTGGATCGCCGCGGCGCTGGCGCAAGAGGCCGAAATCCTCATCCTGGATGAGCCGACCTCCTTCCTTGATATCGGTCATCAGGTCGAGGTACTCGAACTGGTCGGACGGCTGAGCCGCGATCGCGGGGTGACCGTCATTCTTGCCATCCACGACCTCAATCAGGCCATGATGGCTGCCGACCGGATCATATTGCTCGATCGTGGCAGATTATCCTTTGAAGGACCCGCGGGGCCCCTGGCGGCCAGCGGATTGGTCGAGAAGACCTTTAATGTCCAGGGCCGTTTTGTCGATCTCGGCAATGGAGCGGCGCCACATTTCGACGTCGACCTTCGCCGGGGCCGGTCCTGA
- the ugpB gene encoding sn-glycerol-3-phosphate ABC transporter substrate-binding protein UgpB: MKKLALLITTGVIAALAHAPQAAAQTEIAWWHAMDAELGKKLEEIATGFNESQSEYKIVPTYKGTYPETLTAAIAAFRANEQPAIVQVFEVGTGTMMAAKGAVYPVYQLMADNGEPWGPSGFLAPVTGYYSDTDGNILSMPFNSSTPIMYYNKDVFEKAGLDPETPPKTWAELETMGRQIMESGAAPCALSSAWITWIQTENLSAIHDKPFGTLENGFGGLGTEFTFNGPLQVKHWGNLKKWADEGLFQYGGPVGGADAAPKFYAQECAIFMNSSAGRAGVINNAKDFEVGFAPLPYYDDEITEPKNSIIGGATLWTLNGKDPEVYKGVAQFFTYLSQPEVQAAWHQFTGYLPVTNAAYELGQEQGYYAENPGSDIAIQQITRGTPTANSKGVRFGNLTQARNVVDEEFEAMLAGSKTAQEALDSAVERGNQILRDFEAANQ, from the coding sequence ATGAAGAAGCTAGCGCTGCTCATAACGACGGGCGTGATCGCCGCATTGGCACATGCTCCGCAGGCCGCCGCCCAAACCGAGATTGCCTGGTGGCATGCCATGGATGCCGAACTGGGCAAGAAGCTCGAGGAAATCGCCACCGGCTTCAACGAGAGCCAGTCCGAGTACAAGATCGTCCCAACCTACAAGGGCACCTATCCAGAGACGTTGACCGCCGCCATCGCGGCCTTCCGCGCTAACGAGCAGCCCGCCATCGTCCAAGTCTTCGAAGTGGGTACCGGCACCATGATGGCCGCCAAGGGCGCCGTTTATCCGGTCTACCAGCTGATGGCGGACAATGGCGAGCCATGGGGTCCGTCGGGCTTCCTCGCGCCGGTCACCGGCTACTATTCGGACACTGACGGCAACATCCTGTCGATGCCGTTCAATTCCTCCACCCCGATCATGTATTACAACAAGGATGTGTTCGAGAAAGCCGGCCTCGACCCCGAGACGCCGCCCAAGACCTGGGCCGAACTCGAGACCATGGGCCGCCAGATCATGGAATCGGGCGCCGCTCCCTGCGCGCTCAGCAGCGCCTGGATCACCTGGATCCAGACCGAGAATCTCTCTGCGATCCACGACAAGCCGTTCGGCACCCTCGAAAACGGCTTTGGTGGTCTCGGCACCGAGTTCACTTTCAATGGCCCGCTGCAGGTCAAGCATTGGGGCAATCTCAAGAAGTGGGCTGACGAAGGCCTGTTCCAGTATGGCGGCCCGGTCGGTGGCGCGGATGCTGCTCCCAAGTTCTACGCCCAGGAATGCGCGATCTTCATGAATTCCTCGGCCGGGCGCGCCGGCGTCATCAACAATGCCAAGGACTTCGAAGTCGGCTTTGCGCCGCTTCCCTATTATGACGACGAGATCACCGAGCCGAAGAATTCGATCATCGGCGGCGCCACGTTGTGGACGCTGAATGGCAAGGATCCTGAAGTCTACAAAGGCGTGGCGCAGTTCTTCACCTATCTCAGCCAGCCTGAAGTCCAGGCCGCGTGGCACCAGTTCACCGGCTATCTGCCGGTCACCAATGCCGCCTACGAACTGGGCCAGGAGCAAGGCTATTATGCTGAAAACCCCGGTTCCGACATCGCCATCCAGCAGATCACCCGCGGTACGCCGACGGCAAACTCCAAGGGCGTGCGCTTCGGCAACCTGACGCAGGCCCGCAATGTGGTGGACGAAGAGTTCGAAGCCATGCTGGCCGGCTCCAAGACCGCCCAGGAAGCCCTGGATTCGGCCGTCGAGCGTGGCAACCAGATCCTGCGCGACTTCGAAGCCGCCAATCAGTAA
- the ugpA gene encoding sn-glycerol-3-phosphate ABC transporter permease UgpA: MQAKRTTFPNKILPYVLLVPQLAVTLAFFIWPALQAVKSSFEREDPFGFKTTFVWFENYRRLFIDPLYLSSVGKTAIFAVSVTALSMSLSLILAVAVNRVLRTNRLYTTMLVWPYAVAPVVVGILWWFMFNPTIGIAPYMLRAVGISWNHRVDGVDAMILVIIAASWKQISYNFLFFVAGLQSVPQSLIEAAAIDGAGPFKRFWTIVFPLLAPTTFFLLIVNINYAMFDTFGIIDATTQGGPAQATNTLVYKVYTDGFLGLNIGSSSAQSVVLMIIVIALTAIQFRYVERRIQY, from the coding sequence ATGCAGGCCAAGCGAACCACCTTCCCCAACAAGATTCTGCCCTATGTGCTGCTTGTCCCGCAGCTGGCCGTGACCCTGGCCTTTTTCATCTGGCCCGCCCTGCAGGCCGTCAAATCCTCGTTCGAACGCGAGGATCCGTTCGGCTTCAAGACCACTTTCGTGTGGTTCGAGAATTATCGCCGTCTGTTCATCGACCCGCTCTATCTGAGCTCGGTCGGCAAGACCGCGATCTTTGCCGTGAGCGTGACGGCACTGTCGATGTCGCTATCGCTGATCCTCGCCGTCGCGGTGAACCGGGTGCTGCGCACGAACAGGCTCTACACCACCATGCTGGTGTGGCCCTACGCCGTGGCGCCGGTCGTGGTCGGTATCTTGTGGTGGTTCATGTTCAATCCCACGATCGGCATCGCGCCCTACATGCTGCGCGCCGTCGGCATCAGCTGGAACCACCGCGTCGATGGTGTCGACGCGATGATCCTCGTCATCATCGCGGCCAGCTGGAAGCAGATTTCGTACAATTTCCTGTTTTTTGTGGCCGGACTGCAATCGGTGCCGCAATCGCTGATCGAGGCGGCCGCCATCGATGGCGCCGGTCCGTTCAAGCGGTTCTGGACCATCGTCTTCCCGCTCCTGGCGCCGACCACCTTTTTCCTGCTGATCGTCAACATCAACTACGCCATGTTCGATACGTTCGGCATCATCGACGCTACGACCCAAGGTGGGCCCGCCCAAGCCACGAACACGCTGGTCTACAAGGTCTATACCGACGGTTTTCTCGGCCTCAACATCGGCTCGTCGTCGGCCCAGTCAGTGGTGCTGATGATCATCGTCATCGCCCTCACCGCCATTCAGTTCCGCTATGTCGAGCGGCGCATTCAGTATTAG
- the ugpE gene encoding sn-glycerol-3-phosphate ABC transporter permease UgpE has translation MIENRPFLAFLTHLVLILGVVIVVFPVYIAFIASTHGSGDFMRGLVPLLPGPHMIENYRFMLTEGISSAGAPPLSIMLLNSLVMAISIAVGKIVISILSAYAIVFFKFPFRLLAFWIIFITLMLPVEVRIIPTFKVVSDLGMLNSYPGLIIPLIASATATFLFRQFFLTVPDELMEAARVDGAGPIKFFRDILLPLSRTNIAALFVILFIYGWVQYLWPLLVTTDSRYYTIVMGIKRLAATADAEPQWNFVMAAVMLAMLPPVLVVILMQRLFVKGLVETEK, from the coding sequence ATGATCGAGAACCGACCTTTCCTGGCTTTCCTGACCCACCTGGTGCTGATCCTGGGCGTCGTCATCGTGGTGTTCCCGGTCTACATCGCCTTCATCGCCTCCACCCATGGCAGCGGCGATTTCATGCGGGGGCTGGTGCCCCTGCTGCCCGGCCCGCACATGATCGAGAATTACCGCTTCATGCTCACCGAGGGCATTTCGAGCGCCGGTGCACCGCCGCTCTCGATCATGCTGCTCAATTCGCTGGTGATGGCCATCTCCATCGCCGTGGGCAAAATCGTCATCTCGATCCTTTCCGCCTATGCCATCGTCTTCTTCAAGTTCCCGTTCCGGCTGCTGGCGTTCTGGATCATCTTCATCACGCTGATGCTGCCGGTCGAGGTGCGCATCATCCCCACCTTCAAGGTGGTGTCGGACCTGGGGATGCTCAATTCCTATCCCGGCCTGATCATCCCGCTGATCGCCTCGGCCACCGCGACCTTCCTGTTCCGCCAGTTTTTCCTGACGGTGCCGGACGAGTTGATGGAAGCCGCCCGGGTGGACGGAGCCGGTCCAATCAAGTTTTTCCGCGATATCCTGCTGCCACTGAGCCGGACCAATATCGCAGCCCTCTTCGTCATCCTCTTCATCTATGGCTGGGTGCAATATCTGTGGCCGCTGCTCGTCACCACCGACAGCCGCTACTACACTATCGTCATGGGCATCAAACGGCTGGCGGCCACCGCCGATGCCGAACCGCAGTGGAACTTCGTCATGGCAGCTGTAATGCTGGCCATGCTGCCGCCCGTCCTCGTCGTCATCCTGATGCAGCGCCTGTTCGTCAAGGGCCTGGTCGAAACCGAGAAATAA
- a CDS encoding sn-glycerol-3-phosphate import ATP-binding protein UgpC → MASIDISGVKKIYAGNVTAIHSLDLAIPDGELVVLVGPSGCGKSTLLRMIAGLEAITEGTISIDGTVVNTKEPAERDIAMVFQNYALYPHMTVRGNLEYGLKNRGTPRDEIDRRVTEAARILEIEPFLDRRPRQLSGGQRQRVAMGRAIVRQPKAFLFDEPLSNLDAKLRGQMRIEIKRLQRNLATTSVYVTHDQLEAMTLADRLVVMNGGRIEQVGKPLALYERPATLFVAGFIGSPPMNLIDVAYLRDKGVLALPDGTDLVGIRPDTIQLAPPEGPHITLNATVELYEPIGGESHLHMRLDGNGQLIVAAVPARTAVTEGAETALYVSTADLHPFNQETGRRTD, encoded by the coding sequence ATGGCAAGCATCGACATATCAGGCGTCAAGAAAATCTATGCCGGCAATGTCACCGCCATCCATAGCCTCGACCTCGCCATACCCGATGGCGAACTGGTGGTGCTGGTGGGCCCGTCCGGCTGCGGCAAATCCACCCTGCTGCGCATGATTGCCGGCCTCGAGGCCATTACCGAGGGCACGATTTCCATCGACGGAACCGTGGTCAACACCAAGGAACCGGCGGAGCGGGACATCGCCATGGTGTTCCAGAATTATGCGCTCTATCCGCATATGACGGTGCGCGGCAATCTCGAATACGGGCTGAAGAACCGTGGCACGCCGCGCGACGAGATCGACCGCCGCGTCACCGAGGCCGCCCGCATTCTCGAGATCGAGCCCTTCCTCGACCGGCGCCCGCGTCAATTGTCGGGCGGCCAGCGCCAGCGCGTCGCCATGGGCCGCGCCATCGTGCGCCAGCCCAAGGCGTTCCTGTTCGACGAGCCGCTGAGCAACCTGGACGCCAAGCTGCGCGGGCAGATGCGGATCGAGATCAAGCGCTTGCAACGCAACCTGGCTACCACCAGCGTCTATGTCACCCACGACCAGCTCGAAGCCATGACCCTGGCGGATCGCCTCGTGGTGATGAATGGCGGACGCATCGAACAAGTGGGCAAGCCGCTGGCGCTCTACGAACGCCCCGCTACACTATTCGTCGCTGGCTTCATCGGCTCACCGCCGATGAACCTGATCGATGTCGCCTATCTGCGGGACAAGGGCGTCCTGGCGCTTCCTGACGGTACCGACCTCGTCGGCATCCGCCCGGATACGATCCAGCTGGCGCCACCCGAGGGCCCGCACATCACGCTGAACGCCACGGTCGAGCTCTACGAGCCGATCGGCGGCGAGAGCCACCTGCATATGCGGCTCGACGGCAACGGGCAGCTTATCGTCGCGGCCGTACCGGCCCGCACGGCTGTAACCGAAGGCGCCGAAACAGCTCTTTACGTCAGCACGGCGGACCTGCATCCCTTCAACCAGGAAACCGGCCGCCGCACCGATTGA
- a CDS encoding DeoR/GlpR family DNA-binding transcription regulator produces the protein MNDPRLSDRQNDILVRIGARGAQQIDRLAREYGLTTQSIRRDINLLCELGLARRLHGGVDLPVLPQNTSINARASLHGGAKRLIAARVAQDIPDGSTVFMGIGTTVRFTAEALRGHSGLTVVTNNVDVALTLGDVEGIELHLAGGVWRANDRDLVGADTIRYFEKFHATHAVVGTGGLHPTSGALDFSYEESQITNAILQNSRTRYLVADVSKWSGTAAVRVAPFSEFTAFVTDRMPLEQKNEESLRQSGVQVIVCGTPDS, from the coding sequence ATGAACGACCCCCGGCTTTCGGACCGACAGAACGACATCCTGGTGCGCATCGGTGCGCGCGGGGCCCAGCAGATCGACCGGCTGGCGCGCGAATACGGACTCACCACGCAAAGCATAAGGCGCGATATCAACCTGCTGTGCGAACTGGGCCTGGCCCGGCGCCTGCATGGCGGCGTCGATTTGCCCGTCCTGCCGCAAAACACTTCCATCAATGCGCGCGCCAGCCTGCACGGTGGAGCCAAGCGGCTCATTGCGGCCCGCGTTGCCCAAGACATTCCTGATGGCTCCACCGTTTTCATGGGAATCGGCACCACAGTCCGTTTTACGGCCGAGGCGCTGCGGGGACATTCGGGCCTTACCGTCGTCACCAACAATGTAGATGTCGCTCTGACTCTCGGCGACGTCGAAGGCATCGAGCTGCATCTTGCCGGCGGGGTTTGGCGGGCGAATGACCGAGATTTGGTCGGAGCTGACACCATTCGCTATTTCGAAAAGTTCCACGCCACGCACGCCGTGGTGGGCACTGGCGGTTTGCACCCCACCAGCGGAGCGCTCGACTTCAGCTACGAAGAATCCCAGATCACCAACGCGATCCTGCAAAATTCAAGAACCCGCTACCTCGTTGCCGACGTCAGCAAGTGGTCCGGTACCGCTGCGGTGCGGGTGGCGCCATTTTCCGAATTCACCGCTTTCGTGACCGACCGGATGCCGCTCGAGCAAAAGAACGAAGAAAGCCTGCGCCAGAGCGGAGTACAGGTGATCGTTTGCGGAACGCCGGACTCTTAG
- a CDS encoding LysR family transcriptional regulator: MNRENVADLIAFITIAQERSFTRAAARLGVSQSALSHALSRLEKRLGVRLLTRSTRSVSPTDAGERLLATVEPRFQEVDTALEQVSEFRDKPAGTIRLTAGEHAVNAVLWPRLQDFTRDYPDIQLEIIAENGFVDIVAQRYDAGVRLGEQLAKDMIAVRIGPDWRMAVVGSPSYFEGRQLPLTPQDLTDHVCINLRLPTYGGHYAWEFEQDGRRLNVRVEGQLAFGNSTHILSAALFGAGLACIPEDIVQHHVEAGRLIRVLEGWMPTFDGYHLYYPSRRQTSPAFSRLIEALRYRHH; encoded by the coding sequence ATGAACCGCGAGAATGTTGCCGACCTCATAGCCTTCATCACCATCGCGCAGGAGCGCAGCTTCACGCGCGCCGCGGCGCGCCTTGGCGTTTCCCAGTCAGCACTCAGCCATGCCCTCAGCCGGTTGGAAAAGCGACTGGGCGTCAGGTTACTGACGCGCAGTACGAGGAGTGTGTCTCCGACGGACGCAGGCGAACGCCTGCTGGCCACGGTCGAGCCCCGGTTTCAGGAAGTCGATACCGCGCTCGAGCAAGTCAGTGAATTCCGCGACAAGCCCGCTGGTACGATCCGGTTGACCGCTGGCGAACATGCCGTCAATGCGGTGCTCTGGCCAAGATTGCAGGATTTCACCAGGGATTATCCCGACATCCAGTTGGAGATTATCGCCGAGAACGGCTTCGTGGACATTGTTGCCCAGCGTTACGACGCGGGCGTTCGTCTGGGCGAACAGCTCGCCAAAGACATGATCGCCGTGCGGATAGGACCGGATTGGCGCATGGCCGTGGTGGGCTCGCCAAGCTATTTCGAAGGCCGGCAACTGCCGTTGACGCCGCAGGATTTGACCGACCACGTCTGCATCAATCTGCGCCTGCCAACCTATGGCGGCCATTATGCCTGGGAGTTCGAGCAGGACGGTCGCCGTCTCAATGTGCGCGTCGAAGGTCAACTGGCCTTCGGCAACAGCACCCACATTCTGTCCGCGGCTCTTTTCGGGGCCGGATTGGCCTGCATTCCCGAAGACATCGTTCAGCATCATGTCGAAGCCGGCCGACTAATCCGTGTGCTGGAAGGCTGGATGCCAACTTTCGATGGCTATCATCTCTATTATCCCAGCCGGCGGCAGACGTCTCCGGCGTTCTCCAGGCTGATCGAGGCCTTGCGTTACCGGCACCACTGA
- a CDS encoding (R)-mandelonitrile lyase codes for MKIQRAGSQPSGKGPAEWFTGAVRIDPLYGVEAPNAMAGNIVTFEPGARTAWHTYLLGQTLIIMAGRCLVQKQDGPLETVLSGDVVRFGPGEKHWHGASAETAMTDLATQESLDGKAVDWLEQVSDPHYAARANNTLKDHRS; via the coding sequence ATGAAAATTCAACGTGCGGGTTCGCAGCCTTCCGGCAAAGGGCCAGCGGAATGGTTCACCGGCGCCGTTCGGATCGATCCACTCTATGGGGTGGAGGCGCCCAATGCCATGGCAGGCAATATCGTCACCTTCGAACCCGGCGCCCGTACAGCCTGGCACACCTATCTGCTTGGACAGACGCTGATCATCATGGCGGGACGCTGCCTGGTGCAAAAACAGGACGGCCCGCTCGAAACTGTGCTGTCCGGTGATGTGGTGCGCTTCGGGCCAGGGGAAAAGCACTGGCACGGCGCCAGTGCCGAGACAGCCATGACCGATCTCGCCACCCAGGAATCGCTCGACGGCAAGGCGGTCGATTGGCTCGAGCAGGTCAGCGACCCACACTATGCGGCGCGTGCGAATAACACCCTGAAGGATCATCGCTCATGA
- a CDS encoding aldo/keto reductase, which produces MTSVPNLQLNNGVLMPTLGLGVFQTPPDETTAAVVEALRVGYRHIDTAAAYGNEREVGEGIRRSGIPRGQIFIETKIWINDYGFDETLHGFEKSAKKLGVEQLDLLILHQALPSAFDKTLEAYRALEKLLADGKVRAVGVSNFMPEHIERLLAETDIVPAVNQIEVHPYFQQAELQRLHQRYGILTQAWSPIGGITFYRGSGKSSLEDPVILAIAQAHGKSAAQVMLRWGLQHGRSVIPKSVKPARIAENLDVFDFELTADELAAIDGLETGVRGGPEPDFITLDNFSRPIPEA; this is translated from the coding sequence ATGACATCGGTACCAAATCTACAACTCAACAACGGCGTGCTGATGCCCACCCTCGGTCTGGGTGTGTTCCAGACGCCGCCGGACGAAACTACCGCTGCGGTCGTAGAGGCGCTGCGCGTTGGCTATCGCCATATCGATACCGCCGCCGCCTATGGCAATGAGCGCGAAGTGGGCGAAGGCATCCGTCGCTCGGGCATCCCGCGCGGCCAAATCTTCATCGAGACTAAAATCTGGATCAATGATTACGGCTTTGACGAAACCCTGCACGGGTTCGAAAAGAGCGCGAAGAAACTGGGTGTCGAGCAACTCGACCTGCTGATCCTGCACCAGGCGCTGCCCTCCGCATTCGACAAGACCCTGGAGGCGTATCGCGCCCTGGAGAAGCTTCTGGCCGACGGGAAAGTTCGTGCCGTGGGTGTCAGCAATTTCATGCCCGAGCACATCGAGCGACTGCTGGCAGAAACGGACATTGTACCCGCAGTCAACCAGATCGAAGTTCATCCCTATTTTCAGCAGGCCGAACTGCAGCGTCTGCATCAGCGGTACGGCATCCTGACCCAGGCCTGGTCACCCATTGGCGGCATCACCTTCTATCGTGGCAGCGGCAAAAGCTCACTTGAGGATCCGGTCATCCTCGCCATCGCCCAGGCCCATGGCAAATCGGCCGCGCAAGTCATGCTGCGCTGGGGGCTGCAGCACGGCCGCTCGGTGATCCCGAAATCCGTCAAGCCCGCGCGCATCGCGGAAAATCTCGACGTCTTCGACTTCGAGCTCACGGCCGACGAGTTGGCGGCGATCGACGGGTTGGAGACCGGCGTTCGCGGTGGGCCAGAGCCCGACTTCATCACCCTCGACAATTTCAGCCGACCCATCCCCGAAGCCTGA